One part of the Glycine max cultivar Williams 82 chromosome 14, Glycine_max_v4.0, whole genome shotgun sequence genome encodes these proteins:
- the GA3OX4 gene encoding gibberellin 3-beta-dioxygenase 1, giving the protein MVTTLSEAYRDHPLHLHHIIPLDFSSLRTIPDSHAWPQSEDGDDDNHGAGSCIPIIDLMDPSAMELIGLACENWGAFQLTNHGIPLSVAEGVEEEAKRLFALPADQKLKALRSAAGATGYGRARISPFFPKHMWHEGFTIMGSPCDDAKKIWHNDCARFCHIMNNYQKQMKALAEKLTHMIFNLLGNISEEQKRWIGSTNLCEAVQLNFYPCCPEPNRAMGLAPHTDTSLLTILHQSQTNGLQIFQEGAGWVPVHPHPGTLFVHTGDILHILSNSWFRCALHRVMVNSMRQRYSAAYFYAPPMDHVVSPLVLDSLPRFRSLTVKEYIGIKAKNLGGALSLISMLNNN; this is encoded by the exons ATGGTTACTACTCTTTCTGAAGCCTATAGGGACCACCCTCTCCACCTTCATCATATTATCCCCTTAGACTTTTCTTCACTTAGGACCATACCTGATTCCCATGCATGGCCTCAATCTgaagatggtgatgatgataaTCATGGAGCTGGATCATGCATACCCATCATTGACCTCATGGATCCTAGTGCCATGGAACTCATAGGCCTTGCTTGTGAGAATTGGGGTGCCTTCCAATTGACGAACCATGGCATACCCTTGAGTGTTGCTGAAGGGGTTGAAGAAGAGGCAAAGAGGCTCTTCGCACTCCCTGCCGACCAGAAACTGAAGGCATTGAGATCGGCCGCCGGTGCCACCGGCTACGGCCGAGCTCGGATATCACCGTTCTTCCCCAAGCACATGTGGCATGAAGGGTTCACCATCATGGGGTCTCCAtgtgatgatgccaaaaagatCTGGCATAATGACTGTGCACGGTTTTG CCACATAATGAACAATTACCAGAAACAAATGAAGGCTCTAGCAGAGAAGCTAACACACATGATATTCAACTTATTGGGGAATATTTCTGAGGAACAAAAGCGGTGGATTGGTTCAACCAACCTCTGTGAAGCTGTTCAGTTAAACTTCTACCCTTGTTGCCCCGAGCCTAACCGAGCCATGGGCCTTGCCCCTCACACAGACACTTCCCTCCTCACAATCCTCCACCAAAGCCAAACCAATGGCCTCCAGATCTTCCAGGAAGGAGCAGGGTGGGTCCCTGTGCACCCTCACCCTGGCACCCTTTTTGTTCACACTGGTGACATACTTCACATCTTGTCCAACTCATGGTTTAGATGTGCACTGCATCGTGTCATGGTGAATAGTATGAGGCAAAGATACTCAGCGGCTTATTTCTATGCCCCCCCTATGGATCATGTAGTTTCTCCTTTGGTTCTTGATTCCTTGCCTCGGTTTCGTTCCTTGACTGTGAAGGAGTATATTGGCATTAAGGCCAAGAACCTTGGGGGAGCATTGTCGTTGATTAGTATGCTTAATAATAACTAA